Proteins from a single region of Segatella copri:
- a CDS encoding MFS transporter, translated as MENQSKNGNIIAIITMMFLYAMISFVTNLAAPIGVIWKNVFADSGSANMIGMLGNAMNFLAYLFMGIPAGKLLTKIGYKKTALTGIATGFVGVLIQFLSGKFGADISGFAVYLFGAFISGFAVCILNTVVNPMLNLIGGGGNRGNQLNLIGGTLNSLSGTLTPMLVGALIGTVTANTKMVDVNLVLYIALAVFAAAFVILNFIPIQDPEMGKTTDKTVFEHSPWAFRHFNLGVIAIFVYVGVEVGIPGTLNFYISDTTANGGGFINGTALANAAAIGGFVAGTYWLLMLVGRLCSSFIADKVSSRMMMIIANGAGMVFIILAVLLGKSTTVEMPVFTGTSFQMVTVPIAAMFLVLCGLCTSIMWSSIFNLATEGLGKYTAQASGIFMMMVVGGGLMPLVQNFIADNAGYMASYIVPLICMAYMFFYAVAGCKNINKDIPVD; from the coding sequence ATGGAAAACCAAAGTAAAAATGGCAATATCATCGCCATTATCACGATGATGTTCCTCTACGCCATGATTTCGTTCGTAACGAATTTGGCTGCTCCTATCGGAGTCATTTGGAAAAATGTATTCGCTGACAGCGGAAGTGCTAACATGATCGGTATGTTGGGTAACGCCATGAACTTCCTGGCTTACCTCTTCATGGGTATCCCTGCAGGTAAGTTGCTCACCAAGATCGGTTACAAGAAGACTGCCCTCACCGGTATCGCTACCGGATTCGTAGGCGTGCTCATCCAGTTCCTTTCCGGTAAGTTCGGTGCCGACATCTCAGGCTTCGCCGTTTACCTCTTCGGTGCGTTCATCTCAGGTTTCGCAGTTTGTATTTTGAATACTGTTGTAAACCCAATGTTGAACCTCATCGGTGGTGGTGGTAACCGCGGTAACCAGTTGAACCTCATCGGTGGTACATTGAACAGTTTATCCGGAACTTTAACCCCAATGCTCGTAGGTGCCCTTATCGGTACAGTTACTGCTAATACCAAAATGGTAGATGTGAATCTCGTACTTTACATTGCCCTTGCCGTATTCGCAGCAGCATTCGTTATCTTGAACTTCATCCCTATCCAGGATCCAGAGATGGGTAAGACTACAGACAAGACTGTATTCGAGCATTCACCATGGGCTTTCCGCCACTTCAACCTCGGCGTTATTGCAATCTTCGTTTATGTAGGTGTTGAGGTAGGCATTCCTGGAACATTGAACTTCTACATTTCTGATACAACAGCAAATGGTGGTGGTTTCATCAATGGTACAGCCTTGGCAAATGCAGCAGCTATCGGTGGTTTCGTTGCAGGTACATACTGGCTTCTGATGCTTGTTGGTCGTCTTTGCTCCAGTTTTATTGCTGACAAGGTATCTAGCCGCATGATGATGATTATCGCCAATGGTGCAGGTATGGTCTTTATCATCCTCGCCGTACTTCTCGGCAAGTCAACAACAGTAGAAATGCCTGTGTTTACAGGTACATCATTCCAGATGGTAACAGTGCCTATCGCTGCCATGTTCCTGGTACTCTGCGGTCTCTGCACTTCTATCATGTGGTCTTCTATCTTCAACCTTGCTACTGAGGGTCTTGGCAAGTATACAGCCCAGGCTTCAGGTATCTTCATGATGATGGTAGTAGGTGGCGGATTGATGCCATTGGTACAGAACTTCATCGCAGACAACGCTGGCTATATGGCCAGCTACATTGTGCCTCTCATCTGTATGGCATACATGTTCTTCTATGCTGTAGCTGGTTGCAAGAACATCAACAAGGATATTCCTGTTGATTAA
- the galK gene encoding galactokinase, producing MDIEKVRSRFIKHFDGKTGNIYMSPGRINLIGEHTDYNGGFVFPGAVDKGIMAEIRPNGTDTVMLYSIDLKDRVEFKVNDPEGPRASWARYIYGVCQEMKALGVDVKGFNAAFYGDVPLGAGMSSSAALESCFAFALNDLFGDNKVSKWDLVLAGQATEHKYVGVNCGIMDQFASVFGKEGKLMRLNCNSREFEYFPFEPKGYKLCLVNSKVKHELAGSPYNDRRNSCENVVKHIAAKHPEAKFETLRDCTWEQLEEVRAEIGEEDYSRAHYVLGEKDRVLAVCDALVKGDYETVGQKMYETHHGLSKEYEVSCEELDFLTEVAKENGVTGSRIMGGGFGGCTINLVKDDIYDKFVEDVTAKFTAKYGHAPEIYPVIISEGSHKVC from the coding sequence ATGGATATAGAAAAAGTAAGAAGCCGCTTCATCAAGCATTTCGATGGTAAAACAGGTAACATATACATGTCACCTGGTCGTATTAACTTGATTGGCGAGCATACCGATTATAATGGTGGATTTGTTTTCCCAGGTGCAGTAGATAAGGGTATCATGGCAGAAATCCGTCCTAACGGAACAGATACCGTCATGCTCTACTCTATCGACTTGAAGGACCGTGTAGAATTCAAGGTTAATGATCCTGAAGGTCCACGCGCTTCATGGGCACGTTACATCTACGGTGTTTGCCAGGAGATGAAGGCTTTGGGCGTTGACGTGAAGGGTTTCAATGCAGCATTCTATGGTGATGTGCCTCTCGGTGCTGGTATGTCTTCATCAGCTGCTCTTGAAAGCTGTTTTGCTTTTGCTTTGAACGACCTCTTTGGTGACAACAAGGTTTCTAAATGGGATCTTGTTCTTGCAGGTCAGGCTACTGAGCACAAGTATGTAGGTGTTAACTGCGGTATCATGGACCAGTTCGCTTCTGTTTTCGGTAAGGAAGGTAAGTTGATGCGCCTCAATTGCAACAGCCGCGAATTTGAATACTTCCCATTCGAGCCTAAAGGCTATAAACTCTGCCTGGTAAACTCTAAGGTAAAGCACGAGTTGGCAGGTTCTCCATACAACGACCGCCGCAACTCTTGCGAAAATGTCGTTAAGCACATTGCAGCAAAGCACCCAGAAGCAAAGTTCGAAACTCTCCGTGATTGCACATGGGAGCAGTTGGAAGAGGTTCGCGCTGAGATAGGCGAAGAGGATTACAGCCGCGCTCACTACGTATTGGGCGAGAAGGACCGCGTATTGGCTGTCTGCGATGCTCTTGTGAAGGGTGACTACGAGACTGTAGGTCAGAAGATGTACGAGACTCACCACGGCTTGAGCAAGGAATACGAGGTAAGCTGCGAGGAACTCGACTTCTTGACTGAAGTGGCTAAGGAGAATGGTGTTACTGGTAGCCGAATCATGGGTGGAGGCTTTGGTGGCTGCACCATCAACTTGGTAAAGGACGATATCTACGACAAGTTCGTTGAGGACGTTACAGCTAAGTTCACTGCTAAATATGGTCATGCTCCAGAGATTTACCCTGTAATCATCTCTGAGGGTTCTCACAAGGTTTGCTAA
- a CDS encoding IS1182 family transposase, translating into MAKIQIKSETRHELSFFPNSFDDYVPKDSKVRMVDRIVRSMDINPLMDTYDGIGAPPYSPKMLLSLVVFAYINGVYSCRGIADALKYDVRYMWICGGKQLSFATINRFRSHHMIKCIDFYFDAVVSILAEKGVISLEEQYVDGTKIESKANKYTFVWKKTVEKNRAKLLEKTSAALAQIKEQIRLNGGSDIKEEDSEPATSAKDVERSARLCERQAKNLPKAKLTGREKQKLNTQIDHLFKASDKLREYEKSLDILGERNSYSKTDPDATFMRLKEDAMNNGQTKPAYNLQIATENQYWTNFALYPNPTDTLTFKPFLDKYKKRYGKQSKSVTADSGYGSEENYEYLEMEEMMGYVKYNWFHKEQHKPFKEDAFNQANFYYNRDDDYYVCPMGQHMEPCGQRQTKSDSGYVSVITLYRAQRCDGCPLGSLCKKSKGNRTIYVNHKLNAYKKEAFLLLTSEEGLKHRSQRPIEPEAVFGQMKADMHYKRFRHFGKDKVYMDIGLFGIGFNLKKYLGIKR; encoded by the coding sequence ATGGCAAAGATACAAATAAAATCTGAAACTCGGCACGAATTGAGCTTTTTTCCTAACTCTTTCGATGATTATGTGCCAAAAGACAGCAAAGTTCGTATGGTGGATCGTATTGTTCGCAGTATGGACATCAACCCTCTCATGGATACCTATGATGGGATTGGTGCTCCTCCTTACAGTCCGAAGATGCTTCTAAGTTTAGTTGTTTTTGCCTATATCAATGGCGTTTATTCCTGTCGTGGCATAGCGGACGCACTTAAATACGATGTTCGCTATATGTGGATTTGTGGAGGTAAGCAATTATCTTTCGCAACAATCAACCGCTTTAGATCCCATCATATGATTAAATGCATCGACTTTTATTTTGATGCAGTCGTCTCCATATTGGCTGAAAAGGGCGTGATTAGTCTGGAGGAACAATATGTTGATGGCACTAAGATAGAGTCGAAAGCAAACAAGTACACGTTTGTATGGAAGAAGACTGTGGAAAAGAACAGGGCTAAGCTCTTGGAAAAGACCTCTGCTGCATTGGCTCAGATAAAAGAACAAATTCGCCTGAATGGCGGGAGTGACATTAAGGAAGAAGACAGCGAGCCAGCCACTTCCGCCAAGGATGTAGAGAGAAGTGCACGTTTGTGTGAGAGGCAAGCTAAGAACCTTCCTAAGGCAAAGCTTACAGGAAGAGAGAAGCAAAAGCTAAATACTCAGATAGATCACTTGTTCAAAGCCTCGGACAAACTGCGCGAGTATGAAAAATCACTGGATATACTGGGCGAGAGAAACAGTTACTCCAAGACTGATCCCGATGCGACCTTCATGCGCCTCAAGGAAGATGCCATGAACAATGGGCAGACAAAGCCTGCCTATAACCTTCAAATTGCGACAGAGAATCAATATTGGACGAATTTCGCCCTTTATCCCAATCCAACAGACACCCTGACCTTCAAGCCTTTTTTGGATAAGTACAAGAAAAGATATGGAAAGCAATCCAAGAGCGTCACCGCAGACTCAGGGTATGGTTCGGAGGAGAACTACGAGTACCTAGAGATGGAAGAGATGATGGGTTATGTAAAGTACAACTGGTTTCACAAGGAACAGCATAAGCCTTTCAAGGAGGATGCCTTCAACCAAGCGAACTTCTACTACAACAGGGATGATGACTATTATGTCTGCCCCATGGGACAACACATGGAACCTTGTGGACAACGGCAAACGAAAAGTGACTCCGGCTATGTGTCTGTCATTACATTATATAGAGCACAACGATGTGATGGATGTCCGCTTGGAAGTCTCTGCAAGAAATCCAAAGGCAACAGAACCATATATGTCAACCATAAACTGAATGCATATAAAAAGGAAGCCTTCCTGCTACTAACGTCTGAAGAGGGCTTGAAACACAGAAGCCAGCGACCGATAGAGCCGGAAGCTGTATTTGGGCAGATGAAGGCAGATATGCATTATAAGCGATTCAGGCATTTCGGAAAGGACAAAGTTTACATGGACATAGGGTTGTTCGGTATAGGATTCAATTTGAAGAAATATTTGGGGATAAAACGATAA
- a CDS encoding aldose epimerase family protein, translating into MSTFKTLFMGVGFAAIATLSACSTSSNASLTQSGLNPADFDSTVLGKKTELVTLKNANGMEVCLTNYGGRVVSISVPDKDGKPTDVVLGYDNIHQYADTLNSPSDYGSSVGRYANRIKDAKLSLAGSTYQLKANDNGNCLHGGGATGWLNQVYDITEKNDSSVTFTINAKDGENGFPGNVTATAKYTVKSDNTLDIEFGATTDKETVVNMTNHSYFNLNGDPSKEGFDQIMYINADKFTPADSLYIPTGEIKSVEGTPMDFRKPAEIGKKVDYNFDQIKNATGYDHNWCLNTYKNGKGDDKTVCASLYSPKSGILLEVFTNEPGIQVYTGNFQGTGIACKHGIKYPKHVSVCFESQKYPDSPTKIAQGVKDWTDATLKPGEKYYSHLAYKFSVKK; encoded by the coding sequence ATGAGTACATTTAAGACCCTATTTATGGGAGTTGGTTTTGCGGCTATCGCTACCCTCTCAGCTTGTTCAACAAGCAGCAATGCAAGTCTCACACAATCTGGTTTGAATCCAGCAGATTTCGATTCAACAGTATTGGGCAAGAAGACTGAGTTAGTAACTCTCAAGAATGCAAACGGCATGGAAGTTTGCCTCACCAATTATGGTGGACGTGTCGTTTCCATTTCCGTTCCAGACAAGGACGGAAAGCCAACAGATGTGGTTCTTGGTTACGATAATATCCATCAGTATGCTGACACCCTTAACTCTCCTTCAGATTATGGTTCTTCTGTAGGACGTTATGCCAACCGTATCAAGGATGCTAAACTTTCACTTGCTGGTTCAACATACCAGTTGAAGGCAAATGATAATGGCAACTGCCTGCATGGTGGTGGTGCTACAGGATGGTTGAACCAGGTTTACGACATTACAGAGAAGAACGACTCATCCGTTACCTTCACTATCAATGCGAAGGATGGCGAGAATGGTTTCCCTGGCAACGTAACAGCAACAGCTAAATATACTGTCAAGAGTGACAACACACTCGACATCGAGTTTGGCGCTACAACAGACAAAGAGACCGTTGTCAATATGACCAACCACAGTTACTTCAACTTGAATGGCGATCCATCTAAGGAAGGTTTCGATCAGATAATGTACATCAATGCAGATAAGTTCACACCTGCAGATTCACTTTACATCCCAACTGGTGAAATCAAGAGTGTCGAGGGAACCCCTATGGATTTCCGTAAACCTGCAGAAATCGGCAAGAAGGTTGATTATAACTTTGATCAGATAAAGAATGCCACAGGTTACGACCACAACTGGTGTTTGAACACATATAAGAATGGTAAGGGCGATGACAAAACAGTTTGCGCAAGCCTCTACTCACCAAAGAGCGGTATCCTTCTTGAAGTATTTACCAACGAGCCAGGCATTCAGGTTTACACCGGTAACTTCCAAGGCACGGGTATTGCCTGCAAGCATGGCATCAAGTATCCTAAACACGTAAGCGTTTGCTTCGAGAGCCAGAAATATCCTGATTCTCCAACCAAGATTGCTCAGGGCGTAAAGGATTGGACTGACGCTACATTGAAGCCAGGAGAGAAATACTATTCTCACCTCGCTTACAAATTCAGCGTAAAGAAATAA
- a CDS encoding sodium:solute symporter, with protein sequence MNWNSTEFVWLDWAILAIGVIGVIWAVWHAIVKDRKAQKGEDSSAYLFGKGEPWYVIGMAIFAANIGSEHLVGLAGTGAKSGVGMAHWEMQGWMILILGWLFVPFYQLLINKMGKIITMPDFLKFRYTQRTGSWLSIITLVAYILTKVSVTALTGGIFFEYLWGLNFWVGAIGLIILTTIFTVFGGMKGVMTLSTIQTPILVIGSFLVLFLGLSTLGGGSIAAGWADMMDYCGKLNNGYGTTHMFHWEAGDSMYQEYPGFVVFIGATIIGFWYWCTDQHIVQRVLGQVPGESNVEVMKRARRGTIAAGFFKVLPCFMFLIPGMIAAALAQKGAIQMNETDAAFAIMVKTVLPAGIKGIVTIGFICALVASLAAFFNSCATLFTEDFYKPLKKGMSEAHYVLVGRIATVVVVVLGFAWLPIMMKMDTLYNYLQGIQSLLAPAMVAVFAMGIFFKKITPKAGEYTMITGFLIGMLRLVTNVITDTGKATMDGAFWDYTAWFWQTNWLVFECWLLVFLIIFMVVVSCFTPAPSKEQVEAITFTSDFKKSIRESWGAFDIIGTLVVIGLCAAFYAYFW encoded by the coding sequence ATGAATTGGAATTCAACAGAATTCGTATGGCTTGATTGGGCTATACTCGCCATTGGTGTTATCGGCGTAATTTGGGCTGTCTGGCACGCAATCGTGAAAGACAGAAAGGCTCAGAAAGGTGAAGACTCTTCTGCCTACCTCTTCGGTAAGGGTGAGCCATGGTATGTAATCGGTATGGCTATCTTTGCTGCCAACATTGGTTCTGAGCACCTCGTTGGTTTGGCTGGTACAGGTGCCAAGAGTGGTGTCGGTATGGCACACTGGGAGATGCAGGGCTGGATGATCCTCATCTTGGGTTGGCTGTTCGTACCTTTCTACCAGTTGCTCATCAACAAGATGGGTAAGATCATCACCATGCCAGACTTCCTAAAGTTCCGCTATACCCAGCGCACAGGTTCATGGCTCTCTATCATCACCCTCGTAGCTTACATCCTTACTAAGGTGAGCGTTACAGCCCTTACAGGTGGTATCTTCTTCGAATATCTTTGGGGCTTGAACTTCTGGGTTGGTGCCATCGGCTTGATCATCCTTACCACCATCTTCACCGTATTCGGTGGTATGAAGGGTGTGATGACATTGTCAACTATCCAGACTCCTATCCTCGTCATCGGTTCTTTCCTCGTACTCTTCCTCGGTCTCTCTACCCTTGGCGGTGGCAGCATCGCTGCTGGTTGGGCCGACATGATGGATTACTGCGGCAAGTTGAACAACGGCTACGGTACAACCCACATGTTCCACTGGGAGGCAGGTGACTCTATGTATCAGGAGTATCCTGGTTTCGTAGTATTCATCGGTGCAACCATCATCGGTTTCTGGTACTGGTGTACTGACCAGCACATCGTTCAGCGTGTATTGGGTCAGGTTCCTGGCGAGAGCAACGTAGAGGTTATGAAGCGTGCCCGCCGCGGTACTATCGCAGCTGGTTTCTTCAAGGTACTCCCTTGCTTCATGTTCCTCATCCCAGGTATGATTGCAGCAGCCTTGGCTCAGAAGGGTGCCATCCAGATGAATGAGACTGATGCAGCCTTCGCCATCATGGTAAAGACCGTTCTTCCTGCAGGTATCAAGGGTATCGTAACCATCGGTTTCATCTGCGCACTCGTTGCTTCATTGGCAGCATTCTTCAATAGCTGTGCTACCCTCTTCACCGAGGACTTCTACAAACCATTGAAGAAGGGAATGTCTGAGGCTCACTACGTACTCGTTGGCCGTATCGCTACCGTAGTAGTTGTGGTTCTGGGTTTCGCATGGTTGCCAATTATGATGAAGATGGATACTTTGTACAACTATCTCCAGGGTATCCAGTCACTCTTGGCGCCAGCCATGGTAGCCGTATTTGCAATGGGTATCTTCTTCAAGAAGATTACTCCAAAGGCAGGTGAATATACCATGATTACAGGTTTCCTCATCGGTATGCTCCGCCTCGTTACCAACGTCATTACTGACACAGGTAAGGCAACAATGGATGGTGCATTCTGGGATTACACCGCATGGTTCTGGCAGACCAACTGGCTCGTATTCGAGTGCTGGTTGCTCGTATTCCTCATCATCTTCATGGTAGTAGTAAGCTGCTTCACCCCAGCTCCAAGCAAGGAGCAGGTAGAGGCAATCACCTTCACATCCGACTTCAAGAAGTCTATCCGTGAGAGCTGGGGTGCCTTCGATATTATCGGTACCCTCGTAGTAATCGGCCTCTGCGCAGCATTCTACGCATACTTCTGGTAA
- a CDS encoding NUDIX hydrolase, translating to MTQFYNEYSKVLVSVDCIIFGFDGSNLQVLIGKRKMDPGRGEWSLYGGFVGATENLEDAANRVILELTGMKNLYIRQVGAFGRIDRDPGERVISIAYCALINVKDYDDSLRVEHGLEWVSLNELPELYSDHKLMIRNAIAQIRRRINHEPLSFKLLPDLFTLTQLQHVFEAVIGEEIDKRNFRKRVKDIDFIEKTELIDKVNSKRGAALYRFNKKAYEEDPSFNLK from the coding sequence ATGACCCAGTTTTATAATGAATACTCCAAAGTATTAGTATCCGTCGATTGTATCATTTTCGGTTTCGACGGTAGTAACCTCCAGGTACTGATAGGCAAACGCAAGATGGACCCGGGAAGAGGCGAATGGTCACTCTATGGTGGTTTCGTTGGTGCAACAGAAAATCTCGAAGATGCAGCCAACAGAGTCATCCTGGAACTTACTGGAATGAAAAACCTCTATATAAGACAAGTAGGAGCTTTCGGGCGCATCGACCGTGACCCAGGTGAGCGAGTTATCTCTATCGCCTATTGTGCTCTCATCAATGTGAAAGACTATGACGACAGCCTCCGTGTAGAACACGGATTGGAATGGGTTAGTCTGAACGAACTTCCAGAACTTTACTCAGACCACAAACTCATGATCCGCAACGCTATCGCACAGATACGCCGCCGCATCAATCATGAGCCATTAAGCTTCAAACTCCTCCCAGACCTCTTTACGCTGACACAGCTTCAGCATGTATTCGAGGCAGTAATAGGCGAAGAGATTGATAAGCGCAACTTCCGCAAGCGCGTGAAGGATATCGACTTCATCGAGAAGACAGAACTCATCGATAAAGTAAACTCAAAACGAGGTGCCGCCCTCTACCGCTTCAACAAGAAAGCATACGAGGAAGACCCATCGTTCAACTTGAAATAG
- a CDS encoding L-ribulose-5-phosphate 4-epimerase has protein sequence MLEELKEKVFKANLDLVKHNLVLFTWGNVSGIDREKGLVVIKPSGVDYDTMKASDMVVVDLETGKVVEGDLNPSSDTPTHLVLYRAFPELGGVVHTHSTYATAWAQAGLDIPNIGTTHADYFHDCIPCTDAMTEDMMAKYEHNTGVVIVDRFKKDNINPVHTPGVLVKNHGPFTWGKDADQAVYHAVVAEQVAKMAFISFSVNPNTTMNPLLVEKHFNRKHGPNAYYGQKKH, from the coding sequence ATGTTAGAAGAATTAAAAGAAAAAGTGTTCAAGGCGAACCTTGATCTCGTTAAGCACAACCTCGTGCTCTTTACATGGGGTAATGTGAGTGGCATCGACCGCGAGAAAGGTCTGGTTGTCATCAAACCATCAGGCGTCGATTATGACACCATGAAGGCTAGCGATATGGTAGTGGTAGACTTGGAAACAGGTAAGGTAGTAGAAGGCGATCTGAATCCATCATCTGATACACCAACCCACCTGGTTCTCTACCGCGCATTCCCAGAGTTGGGTGGCGTAGTTCATACTCACTCTACTTATGCTACCGCTTGGGCACAGGCTGGCTTGGACATCCCTAACATTGGTACAACTCATGCTGATTACTTCCACGATTGCATCCCTTGCACTGATGCGATGACAGAGGATATGATGGCAAAATATGAGCACAACACAGGTGTTGTCATCGTTGACCGTTTCAAGAAAGATAACATCAACCCAGTTCATACTCCTGGCGTATTGGTTAAGAACCATGGTCCTTTTACATGGGGTAAGGATGCAGACCAGGCTGTTTATCACGCAGTAGTAGCTGAACAGGTAGCAAAGATGGCTTTCATCTCATTCTCTGTGAATCCAAACACCACCATGAACCCATTGCTCGTAGAGAAGCACTTCAACCGCAAGCACGGCCCTAACGCTTACTACGGACAGAAAAAGCACTAA
- the araA gene encoding L-arabinose isomerase, whose amino-acid sequence MIKAFENLEVWFVTGAQLLYGGETVKIVDGHSKDMVDGLNNSGIIPIKVVYKGTANSSAEVEAVMKAANNDEKCVGIITWMHTFSPAKMWIKGLQALEKPLLHFHTQYNAELPWDSIDMDFMNLNQSAHGDIEFGHICTRMRIPRKVVVGYWKSEEAQKQIATWARVAAGVADAHNVRCLMFGMNMNNVAVTDGDRVEFEQRLGYHVDYYPVSSLMEYYKKVTDAEADALVEEYKKEYTIKIDESGEEVYWEKVKNAAKAEIALRRVLKDENAVAFTTNFDDLGDADIDDPNFCGFDQIPGLASQRLMAEGYGFGAEGDWKTACLYRTLWVMNQGLEKGCSFLEDYTLNFAADRTSSLQSHMLEVCPLIASDKPKLEVHFLGIGIRKQQTARLVFTSKTGKGVKATVVDLGNRFRLIASEVECIEPKAMPKLPVASALWVPQPTFEIGAGAWILAGGTHHSAFSYDITAEYWEDFCEILGIEFVNIDKNTTISSFKQQLRNNEIYYMLNKALR is encoded by the coding sequence ATGATTAAAGCATTTGAAAATTTAGAGGTATGGTTTGTAACTGGTGCACAGCTTCTTTACGGAGGCGAAACAGTTAAGATAGTTGATGGTCACTCAAAGGACATGGTAGATGGTCTGAACAACAGTGGCATCATCCCAATCAAGGTAGTTTACAAGGGCACAGCTAACTCTTCTGCAGAAGTAGAGGCTGTGATGAAGGCTGCCAACAACGATGAGAAGTGCGTAGGTATCATCACATGGATGCACACCTTCTCTCCAGCTAAGATGTGGATCAAGGGCTTGCAGGCTCTCGAGAAGCCTCTCCTCCACTTCCACACTCAGTACAATGCAGAACTCCCTTGGGATTCTATCGATATGGATTTCATGAACCTCAACCAGTCAGCCCACGGCGACATCGAGTTCGGTCACATCTGCACCCGTATGCGCATCCCTAGAAAGGTAGTTGTAGGTTACTGGAAGAGCGAAGAGGCTCAGAAGCAGATTGCAACATGGGCTCGCGTAGCTGCAGGTGTTGCTGATGCTCACAACGTACGCTGCTTGATGTTCGGTATGAACATGAACAACGTTGCCGTAACAGATGGCGACCGTGTAGAGTTCGAGCAGCGCTTGGGTTACCATGTAGATTACTACCCAGTATCTTCACTCATGGAGTACTACAAGAAGGTTACTGATGCAGAAGCTGATGCTCTCGTTGAGGAGTACAAGAAGGAGTACACCATCAAGATTGATGAGTCTGGCGAGGAAGTATATTGGGAGAAGGTGAAGAACGCAGCTAAGGCTGAAATCGCTCTCCGTCGCGTATTGAAAGATGAGAACGCAGTAGCATTCACAACCAACTTCGATGACCTCGGCGATGCAGACATCGATGATCCAAACTTCTGCGGTTTCGACCAGATTCCTGGTTTGGCTTCACAGCGCCTGATGGCAGAGGGTTATGGTTTCGGTGCTGAGGGTGACTGGAAGACAGCTTGCCTCTACCGCACACTCTGGGTAATGAACCAGGGCTTGGAGAAGGGTTGCTCATTCCTCGAGGACTACACACTCAACTTCGCTGCCGACCGCACATCTAGCCTCCAAAGCCACATGCTCGAGGTATGCCCATTGATTGCTTCAGACAAGCCAAAGCTCGAGGTTCACTTCCTCGGCATCGGTATCCGCAAGCAGCAGACTGCCCGTTTGGTATTCACATCTAAGACTGGTAAGGGTGTTAAGGCAACTGTAGTTGACCTCGGCAATCGTTTCCGTCTCATCGCAAGTGAGGTAGAGTGCATCGAGCCAAAGGCAATGCCTAAGCTCCCTGTAGCTTCAGCTCTCTGGGTTCCACAGCCAACCTTCGAGATTGGTGCAGGTGCTTGGATCCTCGCTGGTGGTACTCACCACAGTGCATTCTCTTACGATATCACTGCTGAGTACTGGGAAGACTTCTGCGAGATTCTCGGTATTGAGTTCGTCAACATCGACAAGAACACAACTATCAGCAGCTTCAAGCAGCAGCTCCGCAACAACGAGATTTACTACATGCTCAACAAGGCGTTGAGATAA